The proteins below come from a single Aspergillus oryzae RIB40 DNA, chromosome 5 genomic window:
- a CDS encoding polysaccharide lyase (predicted protein), whose translation MRFQSLAAAILLSLSITIHATQTFKNTGTTSGWSSINQEHKGTVQQVTNVVYGGSTALKMTQVYDSSYSGRYHSEVVHNDMYKLGDEGFYGFTLRLQESWQFSPAQSYNIAQFIADFGDTGCDDYMPSSMVWLIGDQLFTRVKTGSVCAQKTTTFSNLATVSAGVWHKIIIQAKWRADGTGYYKMWFDGKKVLEKYNIDTTVDDGRAFQFRVGLYANGWYDDGGMKGSQGTRQVWYDEIVAGTTFADADPDQQ comes from the coding sequence ACCTTCAAGAACACAGGCACCACCTCAGGCTGGAGCTCCATCAACCAAGAGCACAAGGGCACAGTGCAACAAGTCACAAATGTAGTCTACGGAGGTTCCACCGCCCTAAAGATGACACAGGTCTACGATTCGAGCTACAGCGGCCGCTACCATTCGGAAGTTGTCCATAACGATATGTACAAACTCGGCGATGAAGGCTTCTACGGCTTCACCCTCCGTCTACAAGAGTCCTGGCAGTTCTCACCCGCACAGTCGTACAATATCGCACAGTTCATCGCTGATTTCGGTGATACCGGCTGCGACGATTACATGCCGTCAAGCATGGTGTGGCTGATCGGTGACCAGCTCTTTACGCGAGTGAAGACGGGTAGTGTGTGCGCGCAGAAGACCACTACCTTTAGCAATTTGGCTACTGTGAGTGCGGGCGTGTGGCATAAGATTATTATTCAGGCTAAGTGGAGGGCGGACGGGACGGGGTACTATAAGATGTGGTTTGATGGGAAGAAGGTGCTTGAGAAGTACAATATCGATACTACTGTTGATGATGGTCGGGCTTTCCAGTTCAGGGTTGGGCTTTATGCGAATGGCTGgtatgatgatggtggtatGAAGGGATCTCAGGGGACTCGCCAGGTGTGGTACGATGAGATTGTGGCTGGCACTACCTTTGCCGATGCGGATCCCGATCAGCAGTAG